Proteins from a single region of Hydra vulgaris chromosome 12, alternate assembly HydraT2T_AEP:
- the LOC136088144 gene encoding dentin sialophosphoprotein-like yields MMLLANSKKVNQPTPAVSETDSGNKKNPTLDSCVVRETSASVDYDMDAVNDKITINLSLMNVTFGDIDTANMSDLINFESIDGVFGSTENQDHSELSTQHLYNSEIVTVNDTGAENESSDPSDLQDFGSNYSDEHESSESSDNDESDVENSPLSSGAACVSVNSQMSATSHCSPQPGTSSNNRVTRSSVHVSSNDQEHPPNFEIQPSTTKKTICKQGRAETNNWERKRNALKRMNQKLLK; encoded by the coding sequence ATGATGTTGTTGGCGAATTCGAAAAAAGTCAATCAACCGACTCCAGCCGTCAGTGAAACTGACTCTGGAAATAAAAAGAATCCAACATTAGACTCTTGCGTGGTTCGTGAAACAAGTGCTAGTGTAGATTATGACATGGATGCTGTCAACGACAAGATTACTATAAATTTGTCATTAATGAATGTGACATTTGGGGATATAGACACAGCTAACATGTCTGATTTAATCAACTTTGAGTCAATTGATGGAGTTTTTGGCTCAACCGAAAACCAGGATCATAGTGAGCTCTCGACACAACACTTGTACAATTCTGAAATTGTTACGGTAAATGATACCGGTGCAGAAAATGAATCTAGTGATCCCAGCGATCTTCAAGATTTTGGTTCAAACTATTCCGATGAACACGAGTCCTCAGAATCCTCCGACAATGATGAATCAGATGTGGAAAATTCACCGCTCTCTTCTGGTGCTGCCTGCGTATCTGTTAATTCACAAATGTCGGCAACCAGTCACTGTTCTCCTCAACCCGGCACTTCTTCGAATAATCGCGTGACCCGTTCATCAGTTCATGTGAGTTCAAATGATCAAGAACATCCCCCAAACTTTGAAATACAACCGTCAAcaacaaagaaaacaatatgCAAACAAGGGCGAGCTGAAACAAATAACTGGGAAAGAAAACGTAATGCTCTAAAGCGAATGAATCAAAAGCTACTTAAGTAa